The Daphnia pulex isolate KAP4 chromosome 7, ASM2113471v1 genome includes the window TCGTGTCCAGCAAACGTCAGAAAACTTtaaggatttttttcttttctttcggttgggggtgggggggggggggttcgtCAGTAATCTCTTCTCTTCAATCTCGTTGTTGTCTAGTCTTCTCTCCGAGCTGCGGCCCTCGTATTCCCACAAGTCAGCGAGGGTTCCTTTCAGGTGTGCGGCCGTAAATCCTTGGAATTCCTCGTGGCATTCCAACAAGAGTCACCAATGGGAAACGTCGTTCCGGGACACTCAAACatgcttttttaaatatctccgCAGCATTTCTCGTTTCATTCCTCCAACGAAGGCGCATCGCACAAGTCGTGCATCTCGTCAAAAGTGCATTGATTCTACTTGATTATCTAGGCAGTCACACAGCTTTTTCTATAGTTTCcgatttcaaagtttttagCAAGTGTATAGTATTATACATTCACCAGCAGAATGCAGTGCTATCAGCCATTATTCTTGCGCTATCGAAGCCGGAATAGCCATCCAGATGGACTCGTTTCTCATTGCCGCATGGCATCAGCAATTGCCAACAGTAAGCCCATCGTGAAATAGCCTtgcaattatttgttttgtcaatCTCCCGTTGTTTGGTAGGGTACTTGTTCTCTTCAACATTGAATGATGGCTGGCAGTACTATAGACTGTTTAATCAcagagttgttgttgctgggattccgtttgctgttgttgcttgGCTACATTCTTCCGCTTTCTTGATGATCCTCTCCTGCTAGGCGTGTAAAAATGTGTGCGCGTCAATTCTTGTTGTTGATACGTTATAGCGCTGGCTCAAACGCATCCCGTATTAGGCTACGTTTCGTCAAACTAATAGTGTTGCACACACACCGTGCATATGTAATTTTGGAAGAAAGAGCCGCAGGGATTTGTGTGagagttctctctctctctctctctctcctccttctttctgTTTCGTCTATTCATCATTTATCTGAGCATCTTCCGCtttctttatttgaatatAGTGGCTCGGTTCTAATCTCGAGATGCACAGCAGGGCACACACTGTGCGCTTCACTCTTGAGAACTAGTCATTTACATGGTGATTATTACAACTACAATCTGACCGGGTCTCCGATCATTCATGACCTTCCCCGTTTCGTttccactcttttttttcctctctctctctctctctttctctcttcttttgattccaaAAAACTTGATTGCTCCGAgttcaaaatgggaaaataaagcGAATGCTCGTTTATCACAATGTCCCTCACGCTGAGAGACAAAAGTCTGAAACAACAAGCGTTGGATCATTCGTATATGGTCTTTTTCCGACATTGTTCTTCCATTCCAAGAcatgaaaatctttttctttaacgttgctgctgctgctgctgcatgttaGTGtatgcttcttttttttcccggcaGCGAAAGCAAGTGTAGGGAAAACATTGAGCCAGACAATAAAGGGGGCTGCTGCGGATGGAGAGGGTGGTAGAGAGGAACGGCATTCCCGTTGTTGCTTTTCTAATGAGATTCAGAGATCACTGCATTACACATGCAGGAATGAATTCATATGGAGATCAGCTAGACTctgctacaaaaaaaaaaaaaagtatagaaaGAATGAGGAATGATTGGAGGAATGCGTTAATAGCAGTATATAAAAAGCTTTGCCCGCCGTTGAAAATAATACCAATGTAGAAATGGGGAGACAACAGTATTCCATACAGCTTATCATAATTAAATAGCAgggtattttttttgcaattccACTAAGAGAATAAGTAGACTATCGTCACAAGGTGGCAAACACAGCTGGTTGTAATCcatttatttgactttttcaatTGGAATTACTGCTTAAATTTGATTGCATTCAAGCGAAATTATTTATGATACGCAATTCGCctgtttatttatatttagttACTTGTATCCAATTTTCACTTTCATCAATTTTACATATAGCCAGCGGGAAcgagaaacaaagaaattcctgaaagaattcatttttatgaATATGAAGACTTACAGGAGATTATTTCGTGATCGTTTTCAATGTGACGATGCGGGAATATGGAATTTTGAGTGGGAAAATGCGATGTTTGATAGTTTATATGTATGGAAAATTTTTGCAACCATAGCCTTAAATATCAGGTCaatgaaattataatttcaatCTCATCCTAGTTGTTtaaccattttattttattgcgtTCAAActtaaaatagaaattatttAAGGATTAAGGCCCTCCAGTCTTCAAACTTTACTACCCCAACGTCTAATCCTAAGGCTTTCAACGAACCGGTTTTGCTCTTGTCCCTTCTCCGATTGGGCACACAAtccaatgtttctttttcttctccgaaaCCGAATCTTTTCGTTGTTCGTTGTTCGGCGCGGTGCAAATCGGCCCGATGGGGAAACAAATCCGATTTGGTTCAACAATGAATTTCGGGGTTGCCAAagttctttcgtttttttttttcttcggttcacagaaaaataattaaaaattgaagagtttaattaagaaaatccTTCTCATAATCTCAAAACCATTTCTATGTAAAATTTTTCACCGCTACTGTAAAATTCTCATGATCGCTgcttattctttcatttataatttcattttcatccagTAGTTTTTGgaacaaagaaatgaagaattaCTTCTGAATAAGTATCATACTTGATTAGATTCCCAAGGGGAAAAGTAGGTTTTTAGTCCGAACCTAAGCagacaaaaatgttaaaaatcaaaaccttGTTTGGACTTTGTGCGTGTTTCACCGTATTGAATGTTGCGACAGTGTCGCAGAAATGAAAGCGAGTCTGTAGACGTCGTGGGAAATGTTTGTTGGCCCTTTCCGGCTTTCCCCAAGTTTCTCCACACATTGTTGGCTCACAGCGTTGGCTTGAGAAGACGAGAGGTGGAATAGATCCGATTCGGCGCGAATCAAGACAACGACAGAGCGGCGTGCCTCCGTGGTccgaaaatattcaaatttttaccgTGCCACACCATAGCAGCATTAATCCTACATTCCCGCACTTAACCCATCATTGCCAAATCAAAGATTTGACTTGTAGTTTCCggttgaaatttcaaaaagtaaaattttcaaaggaCTTTCATTATCTTACATCAACTtagtattatttaaaaaaatgaaatgtgtgCAGTATAGTTTGGCTTGTGTTAACCTCTCAAATCTAAATCTTGTTGTCTGTATAGAACTTTCAGAACCGATTGGTGGTGAACTCGACGAGGAACCCAACCACCAACTGCACAACGAACGTTTGCGAGGCAGGAGCCCGCCGCCGCACCATTTGCCTCCCcctccgccgccaccgccaacCCTAAGTGGACGAAACCACGAACTTCGCTTATTCAGCGGCAGCAATTTTTCGCCTTTGCATGCCCAGTTACACGGCCAGACTTCCTTGCATAATCGGTCCTCATCTCCAGCACACGATTTGGGCTACCATACCTTAGTGGCACGTTCGCCTGCTTGGTCGTCTCCTGCAGACTTGGCCGATTTAACACTCACTCCTTCTCCCAGGTAAGACTTCattggtttttctctctactcTAAACGAATTTCAACGtgacaaatttttcatttgatgatTTCTTCAGGGCCGAGTATTGCCGAAAGACATCGTACACATCGTCGAGTAGTTCTTCTCAGCAACGTGATCCGTTCACTCAGATTCAGTCCAACAACAGCTGCCTCAGACCGCAGTTGCCGCCCACTCCTACATCTGCAAGTATCTCGGCCGACACGGACTCCACCGAGGTCCTGTTGGCTGCGTGCAAGGTATATAAACTTGTTTTTACGGTCTTTCTCCTTCATTTCTTTGAATATACAATACAATGTTTGATCTCCTATAGGGTAAGAGGTGGGTGTCACCCGCCCTTGGCCAGCAGCATGGTGCCAGTTTcaagttttcctattttgaaCGACTGACGGACGACGTCGTGTTGCGAGTTTTCTCCTTCTTGTCGTCGACACATTTGGCCCTCTGCAGTCGTGTCTGCCGGCGTTGGCACGTCTTGGCCTGGGATCCTCAACTGTGGTCGTCTATTTATTTATCGGGAGAAAATTTGCCCACCGATCGAGCACTCAAGGTGAGAATTCGGCAATTCTAAATGATGTGGGACGGATTCGTTGTATTAGTTGGCGATTGGCTAATTATTTCTTGTCATTTTAACAGAGCATTACGCGAGTGTTGGGTCGAGCTTCCCCGCCATTTTGCCCAGCAGTGGAACGTGTCGTGATAAACAGCTGCACTCGTCTGACGGATCGAGGCTTACAAACTCTCAGCCGCCGTTGCCCCGAGCTGCGACACGTCGAATTGCGAGGCTGCGTTCAACTAACCGATGTCGGTGTTCTCGAACTTGTTTCGAAATGTGTTCACCTAAGTCACCTGGACGTCAGTGGTTAGTTGGATTGCTATTTTCTATAGTTTACCAGACAATTGACAATGtaataaatcatttatttattcaacaggGTGTTCTCAGATTACGTGTATTGACGCCGGACCTCGATCCAATGGGAATAATGGCGACCGTTACAAGAGTGACCTGAGTTCCAGTTCGCGACCGCAATTATATTTGCAGTTGCAATACATTGACTTGACGGATTGCGTTAGTTTGGAGGACACTGGCATCCAGATGATTGTGCGGAGCTGTGCTCAGCTCACTTGCATCTATCTTCGCCGATGTGTTCATATTACTggtataaataattaatggaacaaatttgtttctcaATGTGCTAAAGATGTTGTTTCCCTACAGATCTGGGAGTGAAATACTTGGCAAGTTACTGCACCGCTTTAAGAGAACTCAGCATATCAGACTGCGTACAAGTGACGGACTTTGGGATGTACGAGTTGGCGCGCTTGGGTCCAAATTTGAGATACTTATCAGTGGCCAAATGTGACCAGATTTCTGACGCCGGTATCAAACAAATTGGACGTCATTGTTACAAGCTACGATATCTTAACCTCCGTGGCTGTGAAGCTGTCAGCGATGATTCGTTGGAAGTTTTAGCGCGTACCTGCTCCCGTCTTAGAGCTCTGGATCTTGGCAAGTGCGACATTACCGACAGAGGTCTTCGCCTGCTGGCTGAGCACTGTCCAAATCTGAAAAAGCTCAGCGTTAAGAGTTGTGAACTTGTGACTGACGAAGGAGTGAGGTCGATTGCCTACTATTGCCGTGGTCTGAGGCAACTTAACATTCAAGATTGTCTCATCACAGTCGAAGGATATCGAGCAGTTAAAAAGTTTTGTCGCAAATGTATCATAGAGCATACCAATCcgggatttttttgaattcccaATTTGTCGCCTTCGTCGTCGGACTATCTCCTACTGTAATTTAAATGCGCTTGTAGAAAACCGTGCCTATTACTTTAGAGGAATATATGTTAAAACGTGCTTTACAAGGTTGGTTTCGTGCCTAACAAAGTGACTATCCCCATGTAAATGTGTATTATTGTTGAACAGATTTAGAGGAATGTGTTTTGCTGaaagcaaaataaatattctggAAATATCCATTTTGTTAGATGGATTACATCATTGTTAATTATTCTAAATTACATGTTATCCCTTTCTTATATTCCCAACTTATTCCTTATACATTTTCGATGTATcaaatacacatttttttgcaatgaaatttttttcttttgaaaacgttTTTAGCTTTAATGAATTCAACATTTGATTCTGAGATGTCTAATGTAAGATTGAGCTCAACTCAGTGAGAATTTGTGAAGTGTGGTGACAACAGTGATGGTAATTTTTAGATATAAAatagataaaataataaagtagAAAGATTTCTTAGATCAGTTACGACTCATACTCATCGGTGTTTATTTCCGGTTTACTCTATGACGGAAAACTTCAATACTAAAGctggaagaaaataagaatcaTTCGGTTTTAATTTTGTATGGTGTACtttgattttccaaatttgaTAACTGTAGGCAACGAACATGTCAACAATATTAGTAGGCCTACAGCAATTTTGTAGCTTATTGATTATTGACGTAGTCTTACAGTTAAACTCTCTAATTCAATACACATGTGTGGTACGAAGAAATGGGAAGACAAAGTATCCTGAAGAATTACAATTAACGgaaatcaatagaaaagaTGAAACGTCAACATCATCACTACTGTTTGAATACATCAGCATTATAACAGGAATTGAAGAACAGCCCATCTTGAAGTGGAACTTTAATTAAGGATCGAGAGAAATGAACAGAGTAGATCAATAGTTTAGAATAAGCGTCGCAAATAGAAGGgagatttgaagaaaagaaattattcaCGCATGCTGGCTAACAAGCTGCGTAGGTTTAAGAGAATATTTCTTAACTATGCCGAAAAGGTGAACAGCCTAATTCCAAATGGTTTACGGATGAATCATGAAGTGTTAAGATATtatgtcaagaaaaaaatagacagTCTATTGTATATGTTGAATTTATCAAGTACTTACTACCTAAATAGgtttgaaatcaattggaaaatttgtgattttttaaattgataatTTTGACAATGAATTAAGCTGAAATCATATCTGAACATTGCgcatttcttctccttctttgtTTCGATGTGAGTGGACAGAAATGGAGTCACGCAGTAtcctcatttcattttgaagagCAGTTACCCTTGCCACAGCCTAGGAAGGAAACAGTACTATCACTGGACGTTGCTAATTAAAAAGCACCCAAGATTATCATAAACAAAGCCTTTGCTGTAAACATACCTCATCACGCTGTTGCTCGGCAACTATCGCTTTGCATCTCCAAGCATCGCAAGCATTCCTGGCTTGCGACAAATCCTCTTCTAAGGAGAGCACTTTTGCTTGGTGATTTGCCGCATCATCTCGCAACCTCTGTaattttgaatcattttgtTACTTGGTATTACTCAGTTAGTAAAATTAGTTAATAATCGTTATTCCGTACGTCATGATTTCCAAGCGATCCACTCATCGAAGCCACACTGCTTAGTAATGGTGAGTGGTTAGCACCGGAGCCTGTCAATCCTCTACAACTGTTGTTACTTGGACTAGTTTGGTGATTCCCCCAGTCAATAAATGGTGCACCGGTGTTACTATAACTTCCAACCTTCAACAAGTGTTAGCTAAGCAAGAAATTCTTCATTGGCAAGTCAATTAcccttttaaagaaaagagaagtcGAATTGTTTGATCCTTCCAATGGTATTTCGTGAGCGCCAACTCGTATTCCTGAGAACAGATTAACAGCCGGTGGTGAAGGTGACAAGCGAGGAGGGTGGCGATCAAGTCCACTTCGTGGAATATTAACCGGAGCAGACCCCGTCAGCAATCCTACACCCATCGTTATTGATTCACACAATGAAGGTTGTTCGGATTCATATTCTCGACTACTATCCTTAAACTGCTCTTCATTTTCATCCATTGCATGTCCAATAACGCAATCTGGAGCATTTGTTGAATTGCTTAATCTATACATAATAATTGTTAGGGCCTTGCTCACAAATTAATTAAGGTGGGATGAATAGTAATAAGTAATAACGTTACCTAGCCGCAGTCGGAAAATACGCGGCTGGTTGAAGATGTGACAATAGACCACCCAACGTTCCCGTACCGTATAGATTAGATTTCTTTGAAAGAGTATCGAATTGATCGGGATTTGTAATGGGATCCCATTCATCTCGATCCAAACTTATCATTCGATCGATTCCTGATGAGTTCATGTCGGCCCCTGGCACCGACAGTGATCTGGGTTTACATATTGGGTGTACTAGTGGGCCAAAGCCACCTATGGTGGTCCCAACTGCCGTTGGACCACTAGAAGCTAAAATTGATTCGCCAGTTTCAAGACTTTGTAATCGGCTGTAAGCTGTTTGCATAGGAACGCTAGTGCTTGCTGTGAGGAGAAATAACTCTAAATATTTGACATGAAATGCTAGGAAAAGTAGTAAAACCTGTGGCGGATGACGAAGTAGAATGGGTATCCAAAATGCTTCTAGGAGAATTATCTAGAAGTAGATCGATACTACGTCCGTCATTCAAGTCATTCAAAttggtattttcttttccgtaaGTTCGGTTATTTACAGCAGGCAATGCACTGGACAAAAGTTCAGCCAAATTGTTTCCACCATCCTTAACAGAAAAAATAGTAAGTTTTGGCAAAAGATTATAAATACTCCATTACCTGGTATTGACCATTATCTCTTACCACTTCAAAATCTCCGTGAGCAAAAGCACAAAATGATCCTCTAGGACAATAACTATTCGTCTGCATGTCATGACATTTAGTGGATTTGTATATCTCTGGATGAAATTGCTGCTCAGTTCGGGTGTGGCAATACTGACACATATCTCCGTTGTCACACCCAGAAGGATCACCCCATTCTTCTCCATGCTTGGCGTTAGGACAGGGTGTAGAACTAAacaggaatgaaaaaaataaaaaaaaataataatattattttttttttgaaaattgcttACAAAACACAAGGTTATATTACTTAAAATATATAAGTAATACATACcggtatttaaattttttaggaCTCCTTCTGCGGTCTCGGCTGTTGTGATACTGAGGACAGGCATAGCCTTGTCGACATAGACGTGGCGGTTTTTTGCATTGCTCTGTTTTATAATTGGTTAAAACATAGTTTGTGTCCTGCCATTTGGGATCATCATTCAGAAGACTTCTTTCTTTATCAAGGGCATTAGGTCCACTCATATCTGCCTCAGCAGTTTCTTTAGCCTGTGATAATCAAagctgaatttttaaatgtaggaaacaaatttaatgattTGCATTACCCTTATATCTCTGATGTCATACACTGGATTACGTAAATCAGAATTCCCATGAGCAAATGCACAATGAACTCCATTTTTTACACAGAATCCTCTTGTGTCAGTTTCATGAACACATGGAGCAGTTTTGAAGTACCTCAAGTGATATCTTCTCTCTGTGTCACCAGCAGTACGATGAAGGAAAGGACACTCATCACCATCTTGGCAAATACCTATGAAGATATAAGGTTTTATTACCTAAAAAGTTAACAGTCAAGTAGAGCAGAAAtgcatattttaaaatgacaatgttccatttttattgtaaattttgAAAGCAAAAAGATACAAAGTTTTTTTAGAATACCTGTAGTTTCATCATACTTTGTGCAATACTCATCAGCACTGTAATTCAAAGTACCATCCCTTCTGCGTACAGGTTTGCGccttctttgattttgaaaatgccAGTGAAAGCAGGTGAATGGTCTATGTTGTGTACACTTGTGTTGTAAAAATAAAGGGCACTGTTCGACGCGGAATTTGTAAATATACGCATGATGCTGAGGTATTTCAGATTGCTGAATGGTTAAGTCGCGTGCAGTTACGTTATCAggcatttttagaaaattgcaCGTGACAACTCCCAGTAAGTGAACAGATCAAAAATTAAGACCTGAAAATTATTAGTGGATGTTTTGACGTTAGAGTAAAATTCCGCAAACTTgtagaatatttaaattattgacgttataatttttgttgatacgcaacatacgcaacagtaaaaaaaacctcGTGACATCTAAATGAAAAGGCCAAAGCACCTTCCCCAGTTTTTGTTTGCAGACAACGCCGTCATGCTTCTGTAGCTTCCGCATTTCactaatagatggcgtttcTATACCGTCGTTCCTTGAAAAACCAGAAATCAGAAACTAGAAAATTGCCGGCTGTGGGCTGGCATTGAGTTGCTGAATGTTTACAGGTTTTCAAGGCAAGCAGCCAAGCAGCTTGGCGTTTTTACAGTTCACGTTGGGTATCCCGCTTTTAATCAAATATAATTGATcgacaaatttgaaaactcAACTATGGCAAAGCATCACCCAGATTTGATATTTTGTCGGAAACAACCAGGAGTTGGTATTTGAACATGAAATTCTATTCTTTTCATGCTATCTATTATTAATGTCTGATTTTGAACATTTAGCTATTGGCCGGCTGTGTGAGAAATGTGACGGAAAATGTGTTATCTGTGATTCGTACGTAAGACCATGTACATTAGTACGAATCTGTGATGAATGTAACTATGGATCATACCAAGGACGGTGTGTTATCTGTGGAGGACCAGGTGTCAGCGATGCATACTATTGTAAAGAATGTACAATTCAGGAAAAAGATGTAAGTGTGTAGTCCAAGTGAtgctttttcattttagttcTTAAGATTGAAGTTATATTGAAAGCTTAACGTATTTGATCTATTACATATCTTTGTTCTTTTCAGAGAGATGGGTGTCCAAAGATTGTTAATTTAGGTAGTGCTAAAACAGATTTGTtctatgaaagaaaaaagtatggttTCAAGAAGAGGTAGCCTCATCACACTTTCCATTTACAAAAGTATGAATCTTTGTTGTAAATGAACAACCTTTGTGAAAAATACACCTTAATTTCTTTCTATCtgttcaagtaaaaaaaagcctcATTAAATGAAAAGGCCAAAGCACCTTCTccagtttttctctttttatctctttggGTAATAAATTAAATAGTGCTATCATTTTCTCCTGCTGTTTctgttaaaagttaaaataattcaaaataatactaaaatttttcatttaattttaaagatattAGACAGGTTTGCATtgcaaataaacaaatatacaTTTGGTGTGTAATTGCTGTaccaatgaaatattttgcaaGCAGTAATTAAGAcagcaaaaaatatattaaaataagtaaatcTTATATTGTAAGATGGCGAAGTTGTCCTAAATATATCGGGGtggacgattttttttaaatattgttaatTCTAACCACGAGCAAATTTAATGAATAACAACATGATAACAATCAGATTCCCTTCAATGTACAGTGGGCACCTAAAGTGTCCGGAcacccgagagaaccttatgggaaaaccgctgttttcgcaaggcgaaaaagtggtcaaattttcattcgatttgaatgaaaattttttcgtagGTTCTCTCGGATGTCAGGaacaaccaattttttttttttgaattttaaaataagggGAAGGGTAGGTTTTTGTCCGAGGCAAAAGTGTCCGGACAGTAGAGAGGCCCATATgtaaatgggcttactttagGTTCAAATTGTGACTCACTGAGAAATGCTAGAGAAACGCAAacggtcttaaaaaaaagatctacGTTTCTTCTATGGCACCCATGagtcacgattttttaaagctaTTAGAATTCTTTCCCTACCCAccctcaaaattgatttcgttcAGATCTCCGTTTCTGAGAGCCGTGCACTGCTGCCGGGTCTACGGAATTGCTTACTCTCCCCCCAGTCCCTACTAAACCCCTTTGCTTCAGAAAAACGTGGGGGAGAgtaagcaaaatttaaaaatcgttttgaaaaatatttaatagctCTTAAGTTATTCATTGTTAAAGTTCgcagaaaacaatttttttccgcTCTGGTTCATATAAATGCCGCAGCATACAGATGGCGTTTTTACGAAACGTGAAACCTGgtgaaacgaaacgaaaagcCACCTGTATGCGGCGGCTTTTTTATGAACCATAGcggcaaataatttttttctgcgaactttaacaataaataactaaagagctattaaatgtttttcaaaacgacttttaaatttaggaaaatTTATATCTTAACTAATTTTGTACCAAAGATCGAAATTTTAGGACAACTACATGACTAGATTTAATGAGTTTACGGAGGGGGTAACCGTATGATTCGGCCAAAAAAATACGATTCGGCCTGgccgaataaaaaacaaagaatagtGGCCGCTTTTCTGAGTTTTTTATTCGGCCAAGGCCGAATCGTATGAGTGGAAAAATACATTGAAATATACAATTCGGCcagtttttatgttttttattcggCATAAAATGGCgagtaattaatttaaaaatatactttTCGGCCAATTGATCAGACTTGGCAACCACTATATTGAAGGAGGGAGAAGGCCGGATTGCCGCCAATAATTCGGTCAATAATAGTAAACAATCTAGTTTGAATTCTACTAATTGCCTTGCATGAACACTCCTAACGTCTATCCATACTTTGAAATGTCTCAGTGCAAGTTAGAATTTGTTGGTGCTGTGGGTCGACGTTGTACAATGGAGCAGTCAAACATCCACGTTTCCAAGAAATTTGCGTCCAAAATGgtccaatcagcgtacagcgttttaaagatgctgtacgctgatcggccattttggacacaaatttgatggcaacgcaggatgttaGACTGCaccattaagaaaattaaatgaaaaaaattagttgCTCAAATAAACCTGAAAAGTAAAATGGCTGACAGCCCTATATCTGAATAGCCCTGAACAGCCTTGAATCGTGGGATAACTTTAATACGATTCGGCCAAAAAACTTggcgaataatttttttgccgAATCGTCTCATAAATTTAAGGCCCATggccgacattttttttttaaattggccgaatcattcaatttttcaacaggccgaatcattcaatttttcaacaggccgaatcattcaattttttcaacaggCTGAATCGTATATCGTCAAAAGATCATTCGGCCTAaagttcaaaattgtttttggccGAATCGTACTGTATTCACGGAGGGACTATCCGCCATAAGGTCCCTTGTAAACACCTTTTGGTGATTTCATAAAATTTGAGGCATAGTCCCTCACAGTATATTTAATTACTAAAACATCGTTAAAGctataacataaaaaattggAACTCTGATCAATAAAAAGACGGGGAACATCTAttagctgtaaaaaaaattatttttatttcttatgaCAATTCTAatacattttataatttttaaatttgttttctatttttttatagtaaaATCTTTATTTCTGAGGAgggtttttaaaacaaatataaaattagaGTAATAGGCCTAACAAAGCtcatgaaaaacatttcgtgTTACGATTTGTTCCCGGTAACCCCCCTTTTTCATATCTTGACTCCACTATTAGATGCCCActttatttagtattttttaaatatgccaCGAAGATAGAGAAGTTCCGAATGTTACCTATGACGAATAAATCTTATAGGTAGGCCACGATATAATAGAGGCAGTAATGGCTCTGATAGAGACTATTCACCTCGCTGCCTTTTTACGAGTCAATTGTTTCTATGTCCgccatgtttgttgtttttttttggttgtctgTATTGTctgaaagtgttttttccCAATACAAAGTGGATTTTGAGAATCagtggttatttttttaattttgtgtgtgtgtcagttgTTTGCTACGTATCTTGTTTAGAATGTGTAGCAATTTGTGTCT containing:
- the LOC124198780 gene encoding PHD finger-like domain-containing protein 5A, translated to MAKHHPDLIFCRKQPGVAIGRLCEKCDGKCVICDSYVRPCTLVRICDECNYGSYQGRCVICGGPGVSDAYYCKECTIQEKDRDGCPKIVNLGSAKTDLFYERKKYGFKKR